A stretch of the Nicotiana tabacum cultivar K326 chromosome 6, ASM71507v2, whole genome shotgun sequence genome encodes the following:
- the LOC142182053 gene encoding uncharacterized protein LOC142182053 yields the protein MPKTSTGEMLYSLVDGTDAVMPVEVGEPSLRYSNESGSSNDESRLQDLDEVEERRDMAHIRMVAKNNKYKKAKVRPLRFGDYVLKSKTQAAKDPNEGKLGTNWDGPYKITAAASKGAFQLETMEGKLLQNNRNVAHLKYFHFFKKTPPKSYSFSLVRFLS from the coding sequence ATGCCGAAGACCAGCACAGGTGAGATGTTGTATTCACTGGTCGACGGCACTGATGCGGTCATGCCCGTTGAGGTCGGGGAACCTAGCCTGAGGTACTCCAATGAGAGTGGATCAAGCAACGACGAAAGTAGGTTACAAGACCTGGATGAGGTCGAAGAGCGGCGGGATATGGCACACATAAGAATGGTGGCCAAAAACAACAAGTACAAGAAGGCCAAAGTACGACCACTCAGATTCGGGGACTATGTATTAAAGTCCAAAACGCAAGCAGCAAAGGAcccaaatgaagggaaactgggaacaaattgggacggGCCGTACAAAATCACAGCAGCAGCAAGTAAAGgagcattccaactagaaacaatggaaggaaagctatTGCAAAATAACAGAAATGtcgcccacctcaaatacttccacttctTTAAAAAGACACcacctaagtcgtactctttttcccttgtcCGGTTTTTGTCCTAA